A single bacterium DNA region contains:
- a CDS encoding hotdog domain-containing protein: LGPKDAHYSGGLVAGAKILEFFGDAATALCLRETRGLNEGLFRAYESVDFLRPVYAGDTIEATARITRIGNTSRTMEFSAYKTGQRRALIAKAKGTVVISPDKPARRR; the protein is encoded by the coding sequence CTCGGCCCAAAAGACGCTCACTATTCGGGTGGTTTGGTGGCCGGGGCCAAGATTCTTGAGTTTTTCGGCGACGCGGCGACCGCCCTTTGCCTGCGCGAAACGAGGGGGCTGAACGAGGGCCTCTTTCGCGCCTACGAGAGCGTCGATTTTCTCCGGCCCGTCTACGCCGGCGACACGATCGAGGCGACGGCCAGGATCACGAGGATCGGAAACACCTCGCGCACCATGGAGTTCTCCGCTTACAAGACGGGTCAGCGACGCGCGTTGATCGCGAAGGCGAAGGGGACGGTGGTGATTAGCCCGGATAA